The following are encoded together in the Janthinobacterium sp. Marseille genome:
- a CDS encoding LysR family transcriptional regulator: MDKLKQIEAFVMAVEHNSFAAAALALQVTPVMVGRRIDTLEKRLGVRLLHRSTRRLALTEEGSVYLEHCRKMLNELEHAESALSAGHNKVTGHLIVSAPASFGRQHVAPYAQEFLEQHPGLKMSFNLTDRVVDLVQEGYDMGIRIGGNIDPNFVAIKLAANKRVVCGTREYFKKHGKPKTLDDLANHNCLSFNLQGGQQRGWYFNYRGKTVSVRAQGSLDCNDGELLHRWMTEGLGIAWRSVWEIQRQLESGMLETVLDDYAIPEYDIMAVYPQQRNVPAKVRLFISHLKAMYSQPGYWSR, encoded by the coding sequence ATGGACAAGCTCAAACAGATCGAAGCATTTGTGATGGCGGTCGAGCATAACAGCTTTGCCGCGGCGGCATTAGCCCTGCAGGTCACGCCTGTGATGGTTGGGCGCCGCATTGATACCCTGGAGAAACGCCTCGGCGTTCGCCTGCTGCATCGCTCCACCCGGCGCCTGGCCCTGACGGAAGAAGGCTCAGTATACCTCGAGCACTGCCGCAAGATGCTAAACGAGCTGGAACACGCGGAAAGCGCGCTGTCCGCCGGCCATAACAAGGTCACCGGGCATTTGATCGTTTCCGCCCCGGCTTCCTTTGGCCGCCAGCACGTCGCACCCTACGCCCAGGAGTTCCTGGAACAGCATCCCGGCCTCAAAATGTCATTCAATCTGACCGATCGCGTCGTTGATCTGGTGCAGGAGGGTTACGACATGGGCATACGGATCGGCGGCAATATCGACCCCAACTTCGTGGCCATCAAACTTGCCGCCAATAAACGTGTGGTGTGCGGAACGCGGGAATACTTCAAGAAACACGGCAAACCCAAGACGCTGGATGATCTTGCTAATCATAATTGCCTGTCCTTCAATCTTCAAGGTGGACAGCAGCGCGGCTGGTATTTCAATTACCGCGGCAAAACCGTCTCTGTGCGCGCGCAAGGCAGTCTGGACTGCAATGACGGTGAATTGCTGCATCGCTGGATGACTGAGGGCCTGGGCATCGCCTGGCGCTCCGTATGGGAAATCCAGCGCCAGCTGGAAAGCGGCATGCTGGAAACCGTGCTGGATGATTATGCGATCCCCGAGTACGACATCATGGCGGTCTACCCACAACAGCGAAATGTCCCGGCCAAAGTCCGCCTCTTCATTTCACATTTGAAAGCGATGTACAGCCAACCAGGCTATTGGAGCAGGTAA
- the pntB gene encoding Re/Si-specific NAD(P)(+) transhydrogenase subunit beta: MSANLATVSYIGATILFILSLGGLSHPETSRRGNLYGMIGMGIAVLATIFGPRVTADGYAWIILALLVGGVIGLYAAKKVKMTEMPELVALMHSFVGLAAALVGFASYIDPSIHLEGAEKAIHQVEIYVGIFIGAVTFSGSLIAFGKLNGKIGGKPLLLPARHFINLIGLLLVIWFGREFVNAPDVASGMTPLIIMTVIALLFGVHMVMAIGGADMPVVVSMLNSYSGWAASATGFMLGNDLLIVTGALVGSSGAILSYIMCQAMNRNFFSVIAGGFGGGAPKAGGAVKEQVGEATPVSAQETAELLREAKSVVIVPGYGMAVAQAQHTVNEITKLLRAKGTKVRFAIHPVAGRMPGHMNVLLAEAKVPYDIVLEMDEINEDFPDTDVVMVIGANDIVNPDAQEDPDSPIAGMPVLEVWKAETSIVMKRSMASGYAGVDNPLFYKENNRMLFGDAKKMLDEVLATLKA; this comes from the coding sequence ATGTCTGCAAATCTGGCTACTGTCTCCTACATCGGAGCAACTATTCTCTTCATCCTCAGCCTGGGTGGCTTGTCGCATCCAGAAACATCACGCCGCGGTAACTTGTACGGCATGATCGGTATGGGCATCGCTGTGCTCGCTACCATCTTTGGCCCACGCGTTACTGCAGACGGCTATGCATGGATTATCCTGGCGCTGCTGGTCGGCGGTGTTATCGGCCTGTACGCTGCCAAGAAGGTCAAAATGACCGAAATGCCGGAGCTGGTTGCATTGATGCACAGCTTCGTCGGTCTGGCCGCTGCACTGGTTGGTTTTGCCAGCTACATCGATCCGTCTATCCATCTGGAAGGCGCTGAGAAGGCTATCCATCAAGTTGAAATCTACGTTGGTATCTTCATTGGTGCGGTAACGTTCTCGGGTTCCCTGATCGCGTTCGGCAAACTGAACGGCAAAATCGGCGGTAAGCCATTGCTGTTGCCAGCACGTCACTTCATCAACCTGATCGGCTTGTTGCTGGTGATCTGGTTTGGTCGTGAGTTCGTGAATGCTCCTGACGTTGCCAGCGGTATGACTCCGTTGATCATCATGACCGTGATTGCCTTGCTGTTTGGCGTACACATGGTGATGGCAATTGGTGGTGCTGATATGCCGGTCGTGGTCTCGATGCTCAACAGCTACTCTGGCTGGGCTGCTTCGGCTACCGGTTTCATGCTCGGCAACGATTTGCTGATCGTGACTGGTGCGCTGGTCGGTTCTTCCGGTGCGATTCTGTCGTACATCATGTGCCAGGCAATGAACCGTAACTTCTTCAGCGTGATCGCCGGTGGTTTTGGTGGCGGTGCTCCGAAGGCTGGCGGCGCTGTGAAAGAGCAGGTTGGTGAAGCGACCCCTGTCTCGGCACAAGAAACTGCAGAACTGCTGCGTGAAGCAAAAAGCGTGGTCATCGTGCCGGGTTACGGCATGGCCGTGGCGCAAGCACAGCACACCGTGAACGAAATCACCAAACTGTTGCGCGCTAAAGGCACCAAGGTACGTTTTGCGATCCACCCGGTTGCAGGTCGTATGCCTGGTCATATGAACGTGTTGCTGGCTGAAGCCAAAGTACCTTACGACATCGTGCTGGAAATGGATGAAATCAACGAAGATTTCCCTGACACAGATGTAGTCATGGTGATTGGTGCGAACGACATCGTGAACCCGGATGCGCAGGAAGATCCGGACAGCCCGATCGCCGGTATGCCAGTGTTGGAAGTCTGGAAGGCAGAAACGTCTATCGTCATGAAGCGTTCGATGGCTTCCGGTTATGCTGGTGTCGACAATCCTTTGTTTTACAAAGAAAACAATCGTATGTTGTTCGGCGATGCGAAGAAGATGCTGGACGAGGTCCTGGCTACTCTCAAAGCTTAA